The Pectinophora gossypiella chromosome 10, ilPecGoss1.1, whole genome shotgun sequence genome contains a region encoding:
- the LOC126370440 gene encoding uncharacterized protein LOC126370440 yields the protein MTTKRKKLKTDVAVAISTTRPFARDRSRGPALTRNPPRRVAAAGASARNVVAASAAAVVVVASVAAVAVVGARSADVAEAAAAVAVVAAADDVAARDAAVASSLGLVLTPKISESNTTKKHCQ from the exons ATGACGACCAAAAGGAAAAAGCTGAAAACAG ACGTGGCGGTGGCAATATCGACGACAAGACCATTCGCGCGAGATCGTTCTCGCGGTCCCGCTCTGACGAGGAACCCTCCGAGGCGTGTTGCCGCCGCCGGCGCAAGCGCAAGAAATGTGGT CGCCGCAAGCGCCGCCGCCGTAGTTGTCGTCGCAAGCGTCGCCGCCGTCGCAGTTGTCGGCGCAAGAAGCGCCGACGTCGCCGAAGCTGCAGCCGCCGTCGCCGTCGTCGCAGCTGCCGACGACGTCGCCGCAAGAGACGCCGCTGTCGCTAGCTCTCTGGGGCTCGTCCTTACCCCCAAAATCTCTGAGAGCAATACCACAAAAAAACACTGT CAATAA